In a genomic window of Amblyomma americanum isolate KBUSLIRL-KWMA chromosome 4, ASM5285725v1, whole genome shotgun sequence:
- the LOC144128275 gene encoding proton-coupled amino acid transporter 1-like isoform X3, which produces MIGEMGTPLGRSDGDKESETSPLFPDRLHDVEGSSFTTPTEHEPTTNCQTMMHLLKGNIGTGVLAMPSALANAGALVGSLGVVFVGLICIHCMHILVECNHILSKKTGLRTLDFAGVAQYSFKFGPHCLRRYSGFARSAVNCFLLLTQFGFCCVYFVFVATSMKEVLHGAGIEMNVYVCLAILLPFMVLYNFIRSLRMLALASTLANLLQTTGMVLIFYNLLQDMPNISERPLFVGWSRLPIYFGTVIYAFEGIGIVLPLENEMKTPQDFGGLTGVLNTGMIIVVCLYTAIGFFGYLKYGSHVLGSITLNFPPTPLNEVIRIIFAISIFLSYALQMYVPVKIIWPSIMRRFSLDQGKHSPRVVMFFEFLVRTALVTLTFVLAVAVPRLDLFIPLVGALASSSLALILPPLFELFTLWDGDQGKLMWTWLWAKNLFISVLGVLGFVTGTFVTVTEIVNTFSSNPGGSSPPA; this is translated from the exons GGAACACCCCTCGGCCGCTCAGATGGGGACAAGGAGAGCGAGACAAGTCCTCTCTTTCCAGACCGGCTGCACGACGTGGAAGGGTCCTCCTTCACAACCCCCACAGAGCATGAACCTACCAC gaactGTCAGACAATGATGCATCTACTCAAAGGAAACATTGGTACCGGTGTGCTGGCCATGCCTAGTGCCTTGGCGAATGCAGGAGCTCTT GTGGGTTCTCTTGGTGTGGTGTTTGTGGGCCTGATCTGCATCCATTGCATGCACATACTGGTGGAGTGCAACCACATACTCTCCAAAAA GACTGGACTGAGGACTTTAGATTTTGCTGGTGTAGCACAGTACTCTTTCAAGTTTGGACCACACTGCTTGCGACGATATTCTGGTTTTGCTAG GTCAGCTGTGAACTGCTTTCTTTTGTTGACTCAGTTTGGTTTTTGTTGTGTCTACTTCGTCTTTGTTGCAACGAGTATGAAGGAG GTCCTTCATGGGGCGGGCATAGAGATGAATGTGTATGTGTGCCTGGCCATCCTGCTGCCCTTCATGGTGCTGTACAACTTCATCCGGAGTCTGCGCATGCTGGCGCTGGCCTCCACCCTGGCCAACCTGCTGCAGACCACTGGCATGGTGCTCATCTTCTACAACCTGCTGCAGGACATGCCCAACATCAGTGAACGGCCCCTCTTTGTGGGGTGGAGCCGGCTTCCCATCTACTTCGGCACCGTCATCTACGCCTTCGAGGGCATCGGCATT GTCCTGCCCTTGGAGAATGAAATGAAGACACCGCAGGACTTTGGTGGCCTGACTGGCGTGCTCAACACTGGCATGATCATTGTGGTCTGTCTCTACACGGCCATTGGCTTCTTCGGTTACCTTAAATACGGCAGTCATGTGTTGGGCAGCATCACTCTGAACTTCCCACCTACACC TTTGAACGAGGTGATCCGGATCATCTTCGCGATCTCCATCTTCCTGTCCTATGCCCTGCAAATGTACGTGCCTGTGAAGATCATCTGGCCCTCCATAATGAGGCGGTTCTCTCTCGACCAGGGAAAGCACTCGCCACGTGTGGTCATGTTCTTCGAGTTCCTGGTCCGCACTGCCCTGGTAACACTCACCT TTGTGCTGGCGGTGGCAGTACCCAGGCTGGACCTCTTCATTCCGCTGGTCGGTGCCCTGGCCAGCAGCAGCTTGGCGCTCATCTTGCCTCCGCTGTTCGAGCTCTTCACGCTGTGGGATGGTGACCAGGGCAAGCTCATGTGGACCTGGCTGTGGGCCAAGAACCTCTTTATCTCCGTGCTGGGTGTGCTGGGCTTTGTGACCGGCACTTTCGTCACCGTCACCGAAATCGTCAACACCTTCTCGAGTAACCCGGGGGGTAGCAGCCCACCGGCATGA
- the LOC144128275 gene encoding proton-coupled amino acid transporter 1-like isoform X1, which produces MEVNGDVDRDERTISDVFLRLSDVGHSANGTPLGRSDGDKESETSPLFPDRLHDVEGSSFTTPTEHEPTTNCQTMMHLLKGNIGTGVLAMPSALANAGALVGSLGVVFVGLICIHCMHILVECNHILSKKTGLRTLDFAGVAQYSFKFGPHCLRRYSGFARSAVNCFLLLTQFGFCCVYFVFVATSMKEVLHGAGIEMNVYVCLAILLPFMVLYNFIRSLRMLALASTLANLLQTTGMVLIFYNLLQDMPNISERPLFVGWSRLPIYFGTVIYAFEGIGIVLPLENEMKTPQDFGGLTGVLNTGMIIVVCLYTAIGFFGYLKYGSHVLGSITLNFPPTPLNEVIRIIFAISIFLSYALQMYVPVKIIWPSIMRRFSLDQGKHSPRVVMFFEFLVRTALVTLTFVLAVAVPRLDLFIPLVGALASSSLALILPPLFELFTLWDGDQGKLMWTWLWAKNLFISVLGVLGFVTGTFVTVTEIVNTFSSNPGGSSPPA; this is translated from the exons GGAACACCCCTCGGCCGCTCAGATGGGGACAAGGAGAGCGAGACAAGTCCTCTCTTTCCAGACCGGCTGCACGACGTGGAAGGGTCCTCCTTCACAACCCCCACAGAGCATGAACCTACCAC gaactGTCAGACAATGATGCATCTACTCAAAGGAAACATTGGTACCGGTGTGCTGGCCATGCCTAGTGCCTTGGCGAATGCAGGAGCTCTT GTGGGTTCTCTTGGTGTGGTGTTTGTGGGCCTGATCTGCATCCATTGCATGCACATACTGGTGGAGTGCAACCACATACTCTCCAAAAA GACTGGACTGAGGACTTTAGATTTTGCTGGTGTAGCACAGTACTCTTTCAAGTTTGGACCACACTGCTTGCGACGATATTCTGGTTTTGCTAG GTCAGCTGTGAACTGCTTTCTTTTGTTGACTCAGTTTGGTTTTTGTTGTGTCTACTTCGTCTTTGTTGCAACGAGTATGAAGGAG GTCCTTCATGGGGCGGGCATAGAGATGAATGTGTATGTGTGCCTGGCCATCCTGCTGCCCTTCATGGTGCTGTACAACTTCATCCGGAGTCTGCGCATGCTGGCGCTGGCCTCCACCCTGGCCAACCTGCTGCAGACCACTGGCATGGTGCTCATCTTCTACAACCTGCTGCAGGACATGCCCAACATCAGTGAACGGCCCCTCTTTGTGGGGTGGAGCCGGCTTCCCATCTACTTCGGCACCGTCATCTACGCCTTCGAGGGCATCGGCATT GTCCTGCCCTTGGAGAATGAAATGAAGACACCGCAGGACTTTGGTGGCCTGACTGGCGTGCTCAACACTGGCATGATCATTGTGGTCTGTCTCTACACGGCCATTGGCTTCTTCGGTTACCTTAAATACGGCAGTCATGTGTTGGGCAGCATCACTCTGAACTTCCCACCTACACC TTTGAACGAGGTGATCCGGATCATCTTCGCGATCTCCATCTTCCTGTCCTATGCCCTGCAAATGTACGTGCCTGTGAAGATCATCTGGCCCTCCATAATGAGGCGGTTCTCTCTCGACCAGGGAAAGCACTCGCCACGTGTGGTCATGTTCTTCGAGTTCCTGGTCCGCACTGCCCTGGTAACACTCACCT TTGTGCTGGCGGTGGCAGTACCCAGGCTGGACCTCTTCATTCCGCTGGTCGGTGCCCTGGCCAGCAGCAGCTTGGCGCTCATCTTGCCTCCGCTGTTCGAGCTCTTCACGCTGTGGGATGGTGACCAGGGCAAGCTCATGTGGACCTGGCTGTGGGCCAAGAACCTCTTTATCTCCGTGCTGGGTGTGCTGGGCTTTGTGACCGGCACTTTCGTCACCGTCACCGAAATCGTCAACACCTTCTCGAGTAACCCGGGGGGTAGCAGCCCACCGGCATGA
- the LOC144128275 gene encoding proton-coupled amino acid transporter 1-like isoform X2 encodes MLYSELVEAKDDSEEEIYDGTPLGRSDGDKESETSPLFPDRLHDVEGSSFTTPTEHEPTTNCQTMMHLLKGNIGTGVLAMPSALANAGALVGSLGVVFVGLICIHCMHILVECNHILSKKTGLRTLDFAGVAQYSFKFGPHCLRRYSGFARSAVNCFLLLTQFGFCCVYFVFVATSMKEVLHGAGIEMNVYVCLAILLPFMVLYNFIRSLRMLALASTLANLLQTTGMVLIFYNLLQDMPNISERPLFVGWSRLPIYFGTVIYAFEGIGIVLPLENEMKTPQDFGGLTGVLNTGMIIVVCLYTAIGFFGYLKYGSHVLGSITLNFPPTPLNEVIRIIFAISIFLSYALQMYVPVKIIWPSIMRRFSLDQGKHSPRVVMFFEFLVRTALVTLTFVLAVAVPRLDLFIPLVGALASSSLALILPPLFELFTLWDGDQGKLMWTWLWAKNLFISVLGVLGFVTGTFVTVTEIVNTFSSNPGGSSPPA; translated from the exons GGAACACCCCTCGGCCGCTCAGATGGGGACAAGGAGAGCGAGACAAGTCCTCTCTTTCCAGACCGGCTGCACGACGTGGAAGGGTCCTCCTTCACAACCCCCACAGAGCATGAACCTACCAC gaactGTCAGACAATGATGCATCTACTCAAAGGAAACATTGGTACCGGTGTGCTGGCCATGCCTAGTGCCTTGGCGAATGCAGGAGCTCTT GTGGGTTCTCTTGGTGTGGTGTTTGTGGGCCTGATCTGCATCCATTGCATGCACATACTGGTGGAGTGCAACCACATACTCTCCAAAAA GACTGGACTGAGGACTTTAGATTTTGCTGGTGTAGCACAGTACTCTTTCAAGTTTGGACCACACTGCTTGCGACGATATTCTGGTTTTGCTAG GTCAGCTGTGAACTGCTTTCTTTTGTTGACTCAGTTTGGTTTTTGTTGTGTCTACTTCGTCTTTGTTGCAACGAGTATGAAGGAG GTCCTTCATGGGGCGGGCATAGAGATGAATGTGTATGTGTGCCTGGCCATCCTGCTGCCCTTCATGGTGCTGTACAACTTCATCCGGAGTCTGCGCATGCTGGCGCTGGCCTCCACCCTGGCCAACCTGCTGCAGACCACTGGCATGGTGCTCATCTTCTACAACCTGCTGCAGGACATGCCCAACATCAGTGAACGGCCCCTCTTTGTGGGGTGGAGCCGGCTTCCCATCTACTTCGGCACCGTCATCTACGCCTTCGAGGGCATCGGCATT GTCCTGCCCTTGGAGAATGAAATGAAGACACCGCAGGACTTTGGTGGCCTGACTGGCGTGCTCAACACTGGCATGATCATTGTGGTCTGTCTCTACACGGCCATTGGCTTCTTCGGTTACCTTAAATACGGCAGTCATGTGTTGGGCAGCATCACTCTGAACTTCCCACCTACACC TTTGAACGAGGTGATCCGGATCATCTTCGCGATCTCCATCTTCCTGTCCTATGCCCTGCAAATGTACGTGCCTGTGAAGATCATCTGGCCCTCCATAATGAGGCGGTTCTCTCTCGACCAGGGAAAGCACTCGCCACGTGTGGTCATGTTCTTCGAGTTCCTGGTCCGCACTGCCCTGGTAACACTCACCT TTGTGCTGGCGGTGGCAGTACCCAGGCTGGACCTCTTCATTCCGCTGGTCGGTGCCCTGGCCAGCAGCAGCTTGGCGCTCATCTTGCCTCCGCTGTTCGAGCTCTTCACGCTGTGGGATGGTGACCAGGGCAAGCTCATGTGGACCTGGCTGTGGGCCAAGAACCTCTTTATCTCCGTGCTGGGTGTGCTGGGCTTTGTGACCGGCACTTTCGTCACCGTCACCGAAATCGTCAACACCTTCTCGAGTAACCCGGGGGGTAGCAGCCCACCGGCATGA
- the LOC144128275 gene encoding proton-coupled amino acid transporter 1-like isoform X4 → MTTAVYVCRRTPGLVIEYRYGTPLGRSDGDKESETSPLFPDRLHDVEGSSFTTPTEHEPTTNCQTMMHLLKGNIGTGVLAMPSALANAGALVGSLGVVFVGLICIHCMHILVECNHILSKKTGLRTLDFAGVAQYSFKFGPHCLRRYSGFARSAVNCFLLLTQFGFCCVYFVFVATSMKEVLHGAGIEMNVYVCLAILLPFMVLYNFIRSLRMLALASTLANLLQTTGMVLIFYNLLQDMPNISERPLFVGWSRLPIYFGTVIYAFEGIGIVLPLENEMKTPQDFGGLTGVLNTGMIIVVCLYTAIGFFGYLKYGSHVLGSITLNFPPTPLNEVIRIIFAISIFLSYALQMYVPVKIIWPSIMRRFSLDQGKHSPRVVMFFEFLVRTALVTLTFVLAVAVPRLDLFIPLVGALASSSLALILPPLFELFTLWDGDQGKLMWTWLWAKNLFISVLGVLGFVTGTFVTVTEIVNTFSSNPGGSSPPA, encoded by the exons GGAACACCCCTCGGCCGCTCAGATGGGGACAAGGAGAGCGAGACAAGTCCTCTCTTTCCAGACCGGCTGCACGACGTGGAAGGGTCCTCCTTCACAACCCCCACAGAGCATGAACCTACCAC gaactGTCAGACAATGATGCATCTACTCAAAGGAAACATTGGTACCGGTGTGCTGGCCATGCCTAGTGCCTTGGCGAATGCAGGAGCTCTT GTGGGTTCTCTTGGTGTGGTGTTTGTGGGCCTGATCTGCATCCATTGCATGCACATACTGGTGGAGTGCAACCACATACTCTCCAAAAA GACTGGACTGAGGACTTTAGATTTTGCTGGTGTAGCACAGTACTCTTTCAAGTTTGGACCACACTGCTTGCGACGATATTCTGGTTTTGCTAG GTCAGCTGTGAACTGCTTTCTTTTGTTGACTCAGTTTGGTTTTTGTTGTGTCTACTTCGTCTTTGTTGCAACGAGTATGAAGGAG GTCCTTCATGGGGCGGGCATAGAGATGAATGTGTATGTGTGCCTGGCCATCCTGCTGCCCTTCATGGTGCTGTACAACTTCATCCGGAGTCTGCGCATGCTGGCGCTGGCCTCCACCCTGGCCAACCTGCTGCAGACCACTGGCATGGTGCTCATCTTCTACAACCTGCTGCAGGACATGCCCAACATCAGTGAACGGCCCCTCTTTGTGGGGTGGAGCCGGCTTCCCATCTACTTCGGCACCGTCATCTACGCCTTCGAGGGCATCGGCATT GTCCTGCCCTTGGAGAATGAAATGAAGACACCGCAGGACTTTGGTGGCCTGACTGGCGTGCTCAACACTGGCATGATCATTGTGGTCTGTCTCTACACGGCCATTGGCTTCTTCGGTTACCTTAAATACGGCAGTCATGTGTTGGGCAGCATCACTCTGAACTTCCCACCTACACC TTTGAACGAGGTGATCCGGATCATCTTCGCGATCTCCATCTTCCTGTCCTATGCCCTGCAAATGTACGTGCCTGTGAAGATCATCTGGCCCTCCATAATGAGGCGGTTCTCTCTCGACCAGGGAAAGCACTCGCCACGTGTGGTCATGTTCTTCGAGTTCCTGGTCCGCACTGCCCTGGTAACACTCACCT TTGTGCTGGCGGTGGCAGTACCCAGGCTGGACCTCTTCATTCCGCTGGTCGGTGCCCTGGCCAGCAGCAGCTTGGCGCTCATCTTGCCTCCGCTGTTCGAGCTCTTCACGCTGTGGGATGGTGACCAGGGCAAGCTCATGTGGACCTGGCTGTGGGCCAAGAACCTCTTTATCTCCGTGCTGGGTGTGCTGGGCTTTGTGACCGGCACTTTCGTCACCGTCACCGAAATCGTCAACACCTTCTCGAGTAACCCGGGGGGTAGCAGCCCACCGGCATGA